One window of Thermacetogenium phaeum DSM 12270 genomic DNA carries:
- a CDS encoding aldehyde ferredoxin oxidoreductase family protein has protein sequence MYGWVGRILRVNLSDGTIKKEPLDPIEARNYIGARGLGTRFWVKECDAEIDPLSEANNLIFMTGPLTGTLATNAGRYNVICKAPLTGAMAASNSGGYWGPELKYAGYDGIIIEGKAEKPVYLWINDDQVEIRSAEHLWGKDVNETTDTLRNETDFDARVACIGPAGENLVKFACVVNDYTRAAGRSGVGAVMGSKNLKAVVVKGTGAVRVADPDAFMEALAKAREMVKNHPVTGQGLPAYGTGILVNILDQSGGYPVNNFRDSGQFQFAEETSGETLAKTYLVRNKGCMGCGIGCGRITRVPEGPYKGFGEGPEYEAQWSLGADCGVGDLAAILKANNYCNELGMDPITLGSTIACAFELYEIGAITEKETGIPLGFGNAAAMVELSRKAAYREGFGNDIAEGSYRLASKYGHPELSMSCKKQEMAAYDPRVLQGMGLNYATNNRGGCHVRGYMTAPEILGIPEKLDNLATEGKAQWTKIFQDLTAAVDSSGICLFLTFAIGAPELSEQLTAATGIDFTVEEIMKIGERIWNMERLFLLANGFTKADDTLPPRILKEPVKVGPCKGAVSKLDVMLPEYYEVRGWDAEGRPTPEKLQELGLQ, from the coding sequence ATGTACGGCTGGGTAGGTCGGATTCTGCGTGTGAACTTAAGCGACGGAACCATTAAAAAAGAGCCCTTGGACCCGATAGAGGCCAGGAATTATATCGGTGCCCGGGGATTGGGGACTCGCTTCTGGGTCAAGGAATGTGACGCCGAGATCGATCCCCTTAGTGAAGCAAACAATTTAATCTTTATGACCGGTCCTCTGACCGGTACACTGGCAACTAATGCCGGTCGCTACAATGTTATCTGCAAGGCGCCGCTCACCGGGGCTATGGCGGCATCAAACTCAGGAGGCTATTGGGGGCCCGAACTGAAATACGCCGGATATGACGGGATCATCATTGAAGGCAAAGCTGAGAAGCCGGTTTATCTCTGGATCAACGACGATCAGGTGGAGATCCGGAGTGCAGAGCATCTCTGGGGCAAAGACGTCAATGAGACGACCGATACCCTGCGCAATGAAACCGACTTCGATGCCCGGGTGGCGTGCATCGGGCCGGCAGGGGAGAACCTGGTTAAATTCGCCTGCGTCGTCAACGACTATACCCGTGCTGCCGGGCGTTCCGGCGTCGGAGCGGTTATGGGCTCCAAAAACCTGAAAGCGGTAGTGGTCAAGGGAACTGGAGCGGTCAGGGTAGCGGATCCCGATGCCTTCATGGAAGCGCTGGCGAAGGCGAGAGAAATGGTCAAGAACCATCCGGTGACCGGTCAGGGGCTGCCTGCCTATGGCACCGGAATACTGGTAAACATCCTTGATCAATCCGGTGGTTACCCGGTCAACAACTTCCGCGATTCCGGGCAGTTTCAGTTCGCCGAGGAAACCAGCGGTGAAACCCTGGCCAAGACCTATCTGGTTCGCAACAAGGGCTGCATGGGCTGCGGCATTGGCTGTGGGCGGATCACCCGTGTACCCGAAGGGCCTTATAAGGGATTCGGAGAGGGCCCCGAGTACGAAGCCCAGTGGTCGCTGGGGGCAGACTGTGGGGTTGGTGACCTGGCGGCGATCCTCAAGGCCAACAACTACTGCAACGAGCTGGGGATGGATCCTATTACACTGGGTAGCACTATTGCTTGTGCTTTTGAACTCTACGAAATTGGAGCCATTACTGAGAAGGAAACCGGGATACCGTTGGGATTCGGGAATGCGGCAGCAATGGTTGAGCTTTCCAGAAAAGCTGCTTACAGAGAAGGTTTCGGCAATGATATAGCTGAAGGTTCTTACCGTCTGGCCAGCAAGTACGGGCATCCGGAACTGTCGATGAGTTGCAAGAAACAGGAAATGGCCGCCTACGACCCGCGCGTCCTGCAGGGGATGGGCCTCAACTACGCCACCAACAACCGCGGCGGCTGCCATGTCCGCGGCTATATGACCGCTCCGGAGATATTGGGAATTCCGGAGAAGCTGGACAACCTGGCAACCGAAGGGAAGGCTCAGTGGACGAAGATCTTCCAGGATCTCACCGCGGCCGTAGACTCTTCCGGGATCTGCCTCTTCCTGACATTTGCCATCGGAGCACCGGAACTTTCCGAACAACTCACAGCTGCAACAGGGATTGACTTTACCGTTGAAGAAATAATGAAGATCGGCGAGAGGATCTGGAACATGGAGCGACTCTTCCTCCTGGCGAACGGCTTTACCAAAGCGGACGATACGCTGCCGCCGCGCATTTTAAAAGAGCCGGTCAAGGTCGGCCCCTGCAAGGGAGCGGTCAGCAAACTGGATGTCATGCTTCCGGAGTACTACGAGGTGCGCGGATGGGACGCTGAGGGCAGGCCGACCCCAGAGAAGCTACAAGAGCTAGGCCTCCAATAA
- a CDS encoding MoaD family protein, which produces MKFFALLRDITGVKETADFTATVLVELLEKLSEHYGKELTRWLFAPTDSVQEKQLSSDVIILVNGRAIEHLAGLATPLKEEDEVAIFPRLAGG; this is translated from the coding sequence GTGAAGTTCTTTGCTCTCCTCCGGGACATTACAGGTGTAAAAGAAACCGCGGATTTTACGGCGACTGTATTGGTAGAACTGCTGGAAAAACTATCCGAGCATTACGGAAAGGAGCTGACCCGGTGGCTCTTTGCTCCCACAGATTCCGTTCAGGAGAAACAGCTCAGTTCTGACGTGATCATTCTGGTCAACGGGAGGGCAATAGAACATCTGGCAGGTCTGGCAACACCTTTAAAGGAAGAGGATGAGGTGGCGATTTTCCCCAGACTGGCAGGGGGGTGA
- the nuoE gene encoding NADH-quinone oxidoreductase subunit NuoE produces the protein MAVNSQQAADREAMRKIVNSYPPERRHILAIMQDLQKHFYYLPKEALQMTAEHVNVPMTVVFSMATFYKAFSLVPKGRVVLKTCDGTACHIKGSNIVIDEIYKILGIKPGETTPDGQFSLETVNCLGCCSLAPVMMVNDQVYGHLTPDKTAEVIKKFSKTEGSGSRGGVEE, from the coding sequence ATGGCAGTTAACAGCCAGCAAGCTGCTGATAGAGAAGCCATGAGGAAGATCGTTAACAGTTATCCTCCTGAGAGAAGGCATATCCTGGCGATCATGCAGGATCTGCAAAAGCATTTCTATTATCTACCCAAAGAGGCCCTGCAAATGACCGCCGAACATGTCAACGTCCCCATGACTGTTGTTTTCAGTATGGCTACATTTTACAAGGCTTTTAGTCTGGTTCCCAAGGGTCGCGTAGTACTCAAGACCTGTGATGGGACTGCCTGCCATATCAAAGGCTCTAATATAGTGATCGACGAAATCTACAAAATCCTCGGGATCAAGCCGGGGGAAACTACCCCTGACGGCCAGTTTTCACTGGAAACTGTAAACTGTTTGGGCTGCTGCAGCCTGGCTCCTGTGATGATGGTCAATGACCAGGTCTATGGTCACCTCACACCAGATAAAACAGCCGAAGTTATCAAGAAGTTCAGCAAAACAGAGGGAAGTGGCAGCAGAGGGGGTGTGGAAGAGTGA
- a CDS encoding NADH-ubiquinone oxidoreductase-F iron-sulfur binding region domain-containing protein translates to MGSCGLAAGAREVMEQVKEEITSRGLNIQVQPTGCIGMCHHEPLLDVVTDDGVYTYGHVTPEVVKAIFDEHIVGKKPLEKYLVNSPEHQNEFLAGQVRIALRDCGIINLWQIADYEEHGGYQGLRKAITTMTPEEVINEIKEAGLRGRGGGGFPTWFKWQAARQNEGAQKYVVCNADEGDPGAFMDRSILEGDPHTVIEGMIICAYAIGATAGFIYVRDEYDLAVKNLTNAIMEARRHGYLGKNILGSELSFDIEIVRGGGAFVCGEETALINSIQGNVGEPWDKYVFPTEKGLWGQPTVINNVETWANVPVIIREGAAKFASIGTEGSKGTKVFSLVGKVVKAGLVEVPMGTTLREIIFDIGGGIQNGRKFKAVQTGGPSGGCIPESLLDLPVDFDTLTQAGSMMGSGGMIVMDDRTCMVEVARYYVNFLAGESCGKCVPCREGISLLLETLTRICEGKGKLEDLDLLESMSSTIQKAALCALGRTAPNPVLSTLKYFRDEYLEHINNHRCPAGICKELTEFYIDEELCTGCGRCRRNCPADAITGEKKKAHTIDPEKCIKCGECIDNCRFQAVKVK, encoded by the coding sequence ATGGGAAGCTGCGGCCTCGCTGCCGGAGCTCGTGAAGTTATGGAGCAGGTGAAAGAGGAGATCACCAGCCGCGGTCTGAATATCCAGGTGCAGCCTACGGGTTGTATAGGGATGTGTCATCATGAACCCTTGCTTGACGTGGTTACAGATGATGGAGTTTATACGTATGGTCATGTGACTCCAGAAGTGGTCAAAGCCATTTTTGACGAACATATTGTCGGGAAGAAGCCGTTAGAGAAGTATCTGGTAAATTCGCCAGAGCACCAGAATGAGTTTTTGGCCGGCCAGGTGCGAATCGCTCTGCGTGATTGCGGGATCATCAACCTCTGGCAGATCGCAGATTATGAGGAACATGGAGGTTATCAGGGCCTCCGTAAAGCAATTACTACCATGACCCCAGAAGAGGTAATTAATGAGATCAAGGAAGCCGGGCTGCGCGGCCGTGGTGGCGGTGGTTTTCCTACCTGGTTCAAGTGGCAAGCTGCCCGCCAGAATGAGGGGGCTCAAAAATATGTGGTCTGTAACGCTGATGAGGGGGACCCAGGAGCTTTTATGGATCGCAGTATCTTGGAGGGGGACCCCCATACAGTCATCGAAGGAATGATTATCTGTGCCTATGCCATTGGTGCTACGGCAGGATTCATTTATGTGCGGGATGAGTATGATCTAGCCGTTAAAAATCTTACCAATGCCATCATGGAGGCCCGCCGGCACGGTTATCTAGGAAAAAATATCCTGGGCAGTGAGCTGAGCTTCGACATTGAAATCGTCCGCGGTGGGGGTGCCTTTGTCTGTGGTGAGGAAACGGCCCTGATCAACTCGATTCAGGGCAATGTAGGAGAACCCTGGGACAAGTATGTTTTTCCCACAGAGAAAGGCCTCTGGGGTCAGCCGACCGTGATCAATAATGTGGAGACCTGGGCGAATGTGCCTGTGATTATCAGGGAAGGAGCGGCAAAGTTTGCCTCCATCGGAACAGAAGGAAGTAAGGGCACAAAGGTGTTCTCACTGGTTGGTAAGGTCGTTAAGGCCGGTTTAGTAGAGGTCCCTATGGGCACTACGCTTCGTGAGATTATTTTCGATATCGGTGGCGGTATTCAGAATGGACGGAAGTTCAAGGCTGTGCAAACAGGAGGTCCTTCGGGAGGCTGTATTCCGGAAAGCCTACTCGATCTGCCGGTTGACTTCGATACCTTGACTCAGGCCGGTTCAATGATGGGTTCAGGCGGTATGATTGTTATGGATGACCGCACCTGCATGGTGGAAGTCGCCCGTTACTATGTTAATTTCCTGGCCGGAGAGTCCTGCGGTAAGTGTGTCCCATGTAGAGAAGGAATCAGTTTATTGCTGGAAACTCTGACCCGCATCTGTGAGGGCAAAGGTAAGCTCGAGGACCTGGATCTCCTGGAGAGTATGAGTTCAACTATTCAGAAGGCAGCTTTATGCGCCCTGGGCAGAACGGCACCCAATCCCGTGCTCTCCACGCTGAAGTATTTCCGTGATGAGTATTTAGAGCACATTAATAATCACAGATGTCCGGCGGGAATCTGCAAGGAATTAACCGAGTTTTATATTGATGAGGAACTTTGTACTGGTTGCGGTCGCTGCCGCAGAAACTGCCCTGCTGATGCCATTACCGGAGAGAAGAAAAAAGCGCACACAATCGATCCGGAGAAGTGCATCAAGTGTGGGGAGTGTATCGATAACTGCAGATTCCAGGCCGTCAAGGTGAAATAG
- a CDS encoding 2Fe-2S iron-sulfur cluster-binding protein, translated as MKVRIDGKKIEANLGETILEAAKRAGVEIPTLCYNEAFGGQGVCRMCMVEVKEGDRKRLVASCTYPITGEIEVQTNTPELREIRRNIVTLLYRRAPNSDFMKKLYQEYEGTAVEPVDPEESCIMCRLCVKACEKVGAYAISTIMRGTEKRVATPFDEASPACIGCSACADICPTRSIAVRKENGRLEIWHKSFEMYRCEVCGNCFSTLPVKEHVREQLDFVVSGENLCPNCRRKKLAGDVAEVSKNK; from the coding sequence ATGAAGGTAAGAATTGACGGAAAGAAAATAGAAGCCAATTTGGGGGAAACCATACTGGAAGCCGCCAAAAGGGCGGGGGTAGAAATTCCCACTCTTTGCTACAACGAGGCATTTGGCGGCCAGGGTGTTTGCCGGATGTGTATGGTGGAAGTCAAAGAGGGTGATCGGAAGCGTTTGGTTGCTTCCTGCACTTACCCCATTACCGGGGAGATTGAGGTGCAGACCAACACTCCTGAGCTTCGGGAGATCAGGCGCAACATAGTGACACTGCTCTACAGGCGAGCCCCGAACAGCGATTTTATGAAAAAATTATATCAGGAATATGAGGGCACCGCTGTTGAACCTGTTGATCCTGAGGAGAGCTGTATTATGTGCAGGCTTTGTGTGAAAGCCTGTGAAAAGGTGGGGGCTTATGCCATTTCCACCATTATGAGGGGTACAGAGAAAAGGGTGGCTACACCCTTTGATGAAGCATCTCCTGCTTGTATTGGCTGCAGTGCCTGTGCTGATATCTGCCCTACCAGGTCGATAGCTGTAAGAAAAGAGAATGGGCGTCTGGAGATCTGGCATAAATCATTTGAAATGTACCGCTGCGAGGTTTGTGGGAATTGTTTCAGTACACTTCCTGTTAAAGAACACGTAAGGGAACAGCTGGATTTTGTTGTGTCAGGCGAAAATCTGTGCCCGAATTGCAGGAGAAAGAAACTTGCAGGTGATGTTGCAGAGGTAAGTAAAAACAAGTAA
- a CDS encoding iron-containing alcohol dehydrogenase, giving the protein MWETKMNINQVVEIRARTLCYFGVGALQKVNDICDWLKKEEIDKVLICTDKTVYKVTGVWDVLEPAMKKRGITWTMFDEVVPNPTVDGIDTAVKMGKELGAGAVIGIGGGSPIDTCKSAAVLLHPENAQYNARDLYTFKFNAEKAVPIIAINTTHGTGTEVDRFAVASIPEKEYKPALAVDCIYPVFAIDDPAVMTGLPANQTRYTAVDAVNHVNEAATSLVTSPYTVLMAKETVRLIARYLPQAVAHPDDLTARYYLLYASMIAGIGFDNGLLHFTHAMEHPLSAVKPDLPHGLGLAMLLPAVIKHTYPAVPEILAAIYEPIVPGLQGVPGEAEECAVGVEHWLFNVGVTEKLEDMGYTEKDIDKLVHLAFNTPSLGLLLSMAPIKADERVVRAIFEDSMKPLA; this is encoded by the coding sequence ATGTGGGAAACAAAAATGAACATTAACCAGGTTGTGGAAATACGCGCCCGTACCCTTTGCTATTTTGGGGTTGGAGCTCTCCAGAAAGTTAACGACATTTGTGACTGGCTGAAAAAAGAAGAAATCGACAAGGTTCTTATCTGCACCGACAAAACCGTCTACAAAGTTACCGGTGTCTGGGATGTCTTAGAGCCTGCTATGAAGAAACGCGGGATTACCTGGACCATGTTTGATGAAGTTGTTCCAAACCCCACCGTTGACGGTATCGACACCGCAGTTAAAATGGGTAAAGAGCTGGGGGCCGGGGCGGTTATCGGTATCGGCGGCGGCAGCCCAATTGACACCTGCAAGAGTGCTGCTGTACTTCTTCATCCTGAAAACGCCCAGTATAACGCCCGCGACTTGTATACATTCAAATTCAATGCGGAGAAAGCGGTTCCCATCATTGCCATCAATACTACCCACGGAACAGGTACTGAAGTCGACAGATTTGCTGTAGCCAGCATACCAGAGAAAGAATACAAACCGGCGCTGGCTGTAGACTGCATTTATCCGGTATTTGCTATCGATGATCCGGCCGTCATGACTGGACTGCCTGCTAACCAGACACGCTACACAGCAGTCGATGCTGTCAACCACGTCAATGAGGCCGCAACCTCTTTAGTAACCAGCCCATATACAGTACTGATGGCGAAGGAAACTGTGCGCCTGATCGCCCGCTACCTGCCTCAGGCAGTTGCGCACCCGGATGATCTCACAGCCAGGTACTACTTGCTTTATGCCTCCATGATCGCAGGTATTGGCTTTGACAACGGATTGCTGCACTTCACCCATGCTATGGAACATCCATTGAGTGCCGTAAAACCCGACCTGCCCCATGGTCTTGGTTTAGCAATGCTGCTTCCTGCGGTAATTAAACACACTTATCCTGCAGTTCCGGAAATCTTGGCTGCGATTTATGAACCTATTGTGCCTGGTCTCCAGGGAGTACCTGGTGAGGCAGAAGAGTGTGCAGTTGGTGTCGAGCATTGGCTGTTTAATGTAGGGGTCACGGAAAAACTTGAGGATATGGGATATACAGAAAAGGATATTGACAAACTGGTGCATTTGGCCTTTAATACCCCATCTCTTGGTCTCCTGTTGAGCATGGCTCCCATCAAGGCTGACGAAAGAGTTGTGAGGGCTATATTCGAAGACAGCATGAAGCCCCTTGCATAA
- a CDS encoding helix-turn-helix domain-containing protein, with protein sequence MRCRKLRETGGSDSSGSISGYQKIWAVEGLSKREIARRLGVSRNTVKRYCEGGHVPWERKKSPHKSPVITEEVIEFVRNCLEGDSKAPRKQRYTSHRIFKPTMHSTPSFAILVPATRKG encoded by the coding sequence TTGAGGTGCAGAAAACTCAGGGAGACAGGAGGAAGTGATTCGAGTGGATCTATATCAGGATATCAGAAAATATGGGCGGTAGAAGGACTTTCGAAGCGAGAAATAGCTCGGCGTTTGGGAGTATCAAGGAACACCGTCAAAAGGTACTGCGAAGGAGGCCACGTACCCTGGGAAAGGAAAAAATCCCCACACAAATCACCGGTAATCACAGAAGAAGTCATTGAATTTGTCCGCAACTGCCTGGAAGGAGATAGCAAAGCTCCCAGAAAACAACGATACACAAGCCACAGGATCTTTAAGCCCACTATGCATTCAACTCCGAGTTTTGCAATCCTGGTGCCGGCCACGAGAAAGGGTTAG
- a CDS encoding ATP-binding protein, whose protein sequence is MLTLFPSSVLTEIATQNVIMVGNLSTGKMHLSIDLGVAACRDATGSAYYSAPALAPELAEAQDKYQLRRIEQGINKAALLIIDDLSYITFNRRHSELLFKLIAERAERASIIISTNLEFSRWTELFEDPMLRAALVDR, encoded by the coding sequence ATGTTGACCCTTTTTCCATCGTCCGTTTTGACCGAAATCGCTACTCAAAACGTCATTATGGTTGGCAACCTCAGTACAGGCAAAATGCATCTATCTATCGATTTAGGTGTTGCTGCCTGCAGGGATGCCACCGGGTCTGCTTATTACAGCGCCCCGGCTCTGGCACCGGAGTTGGCCGAAGCCCAGGATAAATACCAACTGCGCCGCATCGAGCAGGGGATCAACAAAGCGGCTCTTTTAATCATTGATGACCTCTCATACATTACTTTCAACCGCAGACACTCAGAGTTACTATTCAAGCTCATTGCGGAGCGGGCGGAGAGGGCAAGCATCATCATCAGCACAAACCTTGAATTTTCCCGCTGGACGGAACTATTTGAAGACCCGATGTTAAGAGCGGCATTAGTCGACCGCTAA
- a CDS encoding iron-containing alcohol dehydrogenase, with translation MEIFKFMVPEIIFGRGTLKLVGESAKRLGATRIFLVSDEGVLSAGWVDEAVKHLKDIGLEYQVWTEPTENPKDFEIDHGKELYLETGYDAVVGLGGGSAIDAAKAVAILATNGGKIHDYVGVDKIEKPLPPLICVATTAGAAAEVTQFAIIVDSHRKVKMTIGSKSLVPDIAIVDPILLSTKDARLTANTGIDALTHAIEAYVSVAATPVTDVNALKAIGIISTALRASVASRTNIKAKTEMAMASLLAGVAMSNAILGAVHAMAHPLGGLLNLPHGEVNSILLPHVMRYNLIACMDRYADIARALGEKIDGMSTREAAERAVQAVEQLCQDIGAKRRLSEIGLQEEYIPELSKAAAEDVCLITNPRDASVDDIAAIYRAAL, from the coding sequence ATGGAAATATTCAAGTTTATGGTTCCTGAAATCATATTCGGCAGGGGTACATTGAAGTTGGTTGGGGAGAGTGCCAAACGCCTGGGAGCGACAAGAATTTTCTTAGTCAGTGATGAAGGTGTGCTCAGTGCCGGTTGGGTTGATGAGGCTGTTAAGCATTTAAAAGATATTGGCTTGGAGTACCAGGTGTGGACCGAACCAACAGAAAACCCCAAGGATTTCGAAATAGACCACGGGAAGGAACTCTACCTGGAAACAGGATATGATGCTGTTGTTGGGTTGGGCGGTGGTAGTGCTATTGATGCGGCAAAGGCAGTTGCCATTCTGGCAACTAATGGTGGTAAGATTCATGATTATGTCGGTGTGGATAAGATAGAAAAACCTCTCCCTCCGCTGATCTGCGTGGCTACTACGGCGGGAGCAGCGGCAGAGGTAACGCAGTTTGCTATTATTGTTGACAGTCACAGGAAGGTAAAAATGACCATCGGATCAAAATCCCTGGTGCCCGATATTGCTATTGTCGATCCTATCCTGCTGAGCACCAAAGATGCCAGGTTGACGGCTAATACCGGTATTGATGCTCTGACCCATGCCATTGAGGCCTATGTTTCAGTGGCCGCTACACCTGTTACAGATGTGAATGCCCTGAAGGCCATCGGGATTATCAGCACAGCTTTAAGGGCCTCTGTGGCTTCCCGCACAAATATAAAGGCCAAGACTGAGATGGCCATGGCCAGCCTGCTTGCCGGTGTTGCCATGTCCAATGCCATTTTGGGGGCTGTACACGCCATGGCCCATCCGCTAGGGGGACTTCTGAACCTCCCTCACGGGGAGGTTAACTCGATTTTGCTTCCCCATGTAATGCGCTACAACCTGATCGCCTGCATGGATCGCTATGCTGATATCGCCAGAGCATTGGGAGAGAAAATTGATGGGATGAGCACCAGGGAAGCTGCGGAAAGAGCGGTACAGGCTGTGGAACAGCTTTGTCAGGATATAGGAGCGAAAAGAAGGCTTTCCGAAATCGGGCTTCAAGAGGAGTATATTCCTGAGCTGAGCAAAGCGGCAGCGGAAGATGTCTGCTTGATCACCAATCCACGGGATGCTAGTGTGGATGATATAGCGGCGATATATAGAGCAGCATTGTAA
- a CDS encoding HNH endonuclease — MPHKGDRQLFWDESNWQALCKPCHDSKTAREDGGWGK; from the coding sequence GTGCCTCACAAGGGTGACCGGCAGCTGTTTTGGGATGAAAGCAACTGGCAGGCCCTCTGCAAGCCCTGCCATGATTCAAAAACTGCCAGAGAAGACGGAGGGTGGGGAAAATAA
- a CDS encoding type II toxin-antitoxin system RelE/ParE family toxin, whose product MMYKVIILPPAARFLKKLKEKPLKAAFQKAVDEILKNPYIGEPKTGDLSGIFCYDIYYNETNYELAYTIIEEDDSTIVVILAGTRENFYEELKRYMKNL is encoded by the coding sequence ATGATGTATAAGGTTATTATTCTGCCTCCCGCCGCCCGTTTTTTAAAAAAGCTGAAAGAAAAACCGCTTAAAGCAGCTTTTCAAAAAGCCGTTGATGAAATCCTCAAGAATCCTTATATAGGTGAACCTAAAACGGGCGATCTTTCCGGTATATTTTGTTATGACATCTATTACAACGAAACAAACTATGAGCTGGCCTATACAATCATCGAAGAAGACGATTCAACCATTGTTGTAATTCTTGCCGGCACCCGTGAAAATTTTTATGAGGAATTGAAACGGTATATGAAAAACCTTTAA
- a CDS encoding AbrB/MazE/SpoVT family DNA-binding domain-containing protein has translation MLKKRISVSKKRQITIPIEFFNRLGIEKEVECYLQNNAIVIRPVRENTGEFDEQILADLISQGLSGTELLEKFKEMRRKVRPAVERLLDEAHLAAAGKARFFTYEDVFGEENE, from the coding sequence ATGTTGAAAAAACGTATTTCCGTATCAAAGAAACGACAGATAACTATTCCTATAGAATTTTTCAATCGTCTCGGCATTGAAAAGGAAGTTGAGTGCTATCTCCAAAACAATGCCATTGTTATCCGCCCTGTGCGTGAGAACACCGGAGAATTCGATGAACAAATCCTTGCCGACTTAATATCTCAAGGTCTTTCCGGGACTGAGCTTCTCGAAAAGTTCAAGGAAATGCGGCGCAAGGTCCGTCCTGCTGTTGAACGCTTGCTTGATGAAGCCCACCTTGCTGCTGCCGGTAAAGCCAGATTTTTCACGTACGAAGATGTTTTCGGCGAGGAAAACGAATGA
- a CDS encoding ParB N-terminal domain-containing protein, translating to MDCVIVVMDEKREKYLNIALNKVQGDCDKRFIAGTGQVHI from the coding sequence GTGGACTGTGTCATTGTGGTCATGGATGAGAAGCGGGAAAAGTACTTAAATATTGCGCTGAACAAAGTGCAGGGCGATTGTGACAAAAGATTTATTGCGGGAACCGGACAAGTCCATATTTGA